ATCGCAGTACAGAAGACCAACAGACATACCAAGACTGGGTCAAAACCATGGAGCCAATATACCACAACATACATAACATCACAAGGGTgagtttttaacatttttttcatcagattTGCTGCCTGGTTTAAATTGCCATAATTAAACACTTGACTCCTTtggatttttggatttttttttccagaaacaaTCAGTCATTTCGGACTCTCAGGTAATTCATGTcatgttctaaaaaaaaaacaaaacatcctgcTCATTGCTAGAATGCTTTACTTCTTCTGATAATTttgcctttcctcttctcccACCAGTCTCTAACAGACACTGGTGCAGCGCTTCTCTACACCATGAAGCACAGCAACAGGAAGTCCATCTCACTGAAGAATAAATATAAACTCTAGCCAACTGTTCTGCCTTTGCCTTCTGTCTCAAGGCATGAATGACAAGGACGAGGACTGTCGTTTGATTTTGATTATCTGGCTGAATAAATATCCTTTGCATATTTCACAATGTAAATAATACATGCATATTAACATCGCACTATTCCTTCTTAAGTCCTTTCAGCGTCACATATCTGAACTGCTGAGGCAGTATACCATGTTGCATGGGTGTGTATTCGACACAGTGGCAGTATGTGTTTTTGCGCTGaccaaaatgcacaaaaaaaacctgactcAGAAACACCATCAAGCAGCCAGCACCGAGATCCTTGTGTGTCAGCAAAACACATCTCACAGTTAATATGCTTCAGATCATGTTTTAATCTACGTTTCTGCAGAGACAATTTGAGCGTGACATCACATACAttataaacataaaatacagtatatgcacTGGATCATAATATGCATCATAGTAGCACAAACACAGTAGATATACAATTTATATATTGTAAATCCCtatttcagttgtttaaaaGTTGCAAAGGTAGTGAGCAATggaatacacacaaaataagaCTGAACTAACAATAATCACGCCTGAGATGGAAGCCAAAGCGTAAATAGACATGCGTTTCTCTGGGGCGGCCCTCACAACACAAGCAATTTTAGCCGACTTTGGACAGACGGCTGTAGTGCATTCGTACCTCCCGCTGTTCAGTGCTGGCAGGTTCCAACAGAGCAGAATATACACAAACCAGGTTTCGACCAGAATTCGCAGACAGATGCTGAACAGGTATAAAGCGACTGTGCGTCTGTCTCTGTGGAGATCTAGGACCATTCTGCCCTTGGGGTCTGTGGAGGCTAAAGGACCATCCTCCTTTCCCCGAGCCTCGAGCTCTGCATCAGTCGCTACCTGAGAGCTCCTCTTCTGGGCCAGTGAGCGCAGATGGGAGGTGAACATCTCCAtgagcaggacagagaggacgGCCAGAACAAAGATGAAGTTCCAGGCCATCATCATGGGTTTGTGGAAGTGATCATTAAAACAGGCTTTGGTGCAGATGCTGTTCCCGGTGAAGTTGCAGGTGAAATCCGTGTCCAGTTTGGTGAAGGGCAGCTGAGCCAGGAAGAGGACCACCAGGCGGACGCAAAGCAAGCCAAACCACAGTGTGCGGCACTTGTAGGTGGTGGTAGCATCCACCGCCGTGCGCAGGATGGGGATGAGGCCCGTTACTAAGGCTGCCATCGTCACTGCTGGCTTTTGTTGGGAATCTTAACAATACTAAAAGTTTAATTAcatatttatgacattttagtGGCAGCTCTTTCCTATGCAGTGTCAGAAATTTTATCGTAAATttcatgtttgaattttttcatttgaactgtaataaaataaataaaaaatgcagttaaaatcaaatgtttgttCATCAGGACTACACTGGACactgaaaatgacagacaagTTAAAAGAGACTGAATAGAATCTAATAAAGAGCAAAAggattttttccatttttaattagAAGCGTGTATCAATGCCATTTTTGCTACACATATTCCAGTCCTCAATTTTTAGGAAGTATGAAAGTATTAATCATGGAACTTTTCAGTTTAACATTGATAAATGTCACAGCAAACATATACAGCCCTGTTCGTGCATATGAAGTGATTCCTAATGCCCTTCAAGATAAATGAGAGTGGAGTGCAGCAGATAAGAGAGCTTACCTTTAAGAGCTGTAGTCCGCTAATGGAAAACTGTCGCTCTCACTTCATGTTCAGTCTTTTATGGGTGCAAGATATGTCATCAATATATGTGTTACAGTTGCTCACCATACAATGTGCTGACTTGGCCTCACTTTATCTTAGCAGCACTGTGCATCCTGCCCAtgtcaacatttaaaatgatcacaGTTAGGAAACACTGCACAGAACACAAGTTTGTTTTGCCcataaggaaacaaaaacatctttttacattaagcacattttttttattggtatAAAAATTCAGTTCCGCTTATTTTATATCTCGATATGCCACTGACGTTTTTTATAGTTATTTGATGATACCAATGCACAGTAAAACAGTTCCAAATTGTTTCttgcagaaaaatgtaaattcaaaaaaaagcaaagaattTAAGACaagttgaaattaaaaacacattataaaaacatgtttatctgAAATAACAACATTTCAAGTGAGGTTTTTAAAGTGATCAGGATAAATGTTTGTAACACATTTTCATGAAGAGACTAAAACAGACAATTCAATAGCAGGCTATTTATAGTACAGTATATACTTTAAACCATGACCATCATATGCAGCATCTTTCACATATcatgagaaagcacaaaaagTTTACATGAAGGAAATTACTTTGAACTTTCAGAAAGAAGTTTTCTTGAAAAATAACACTTATATCAAAATCAGACCCATCATCGAAAAAGATTTAAGGCCACTGGCTAAATATTTGTGGAAGTTAAAATTCCACAgcaataattttttttttttaataaaaaaaaaaaagcttaatgtCCCTCTTCTTTGACTAAGTACTCTGGCAGAGTCTGAAAAGCGGTCACAGGAACAGTCACTGGAACTGTCAGGGATATATTGCTGGGCTCAACAGTGGATGGGGAAACATCACTGGGgggtggaggagagggaagCGGGTCAGTATGAATAATGTTTATGTCACTGAGTTGTGGAGCAGCTGGGGGAACATCTGCATGAGTCCGTAAGTGCTTGCGAAGGTaagcagcaaacagaaaagctttACCACAGTGGGGGCAGCTGTGAGGTTTGCTGGTGGAGTGGATCTTCTGGTGTTTACGTAGTCCAGATTTGTTGAGGAAGCCTTTGCCGCAGCTGTTACAGATGTGAGGCCTCGGCTTGGGATGCTGCTTCTCATGCTCCTGCAAGTCTGCCAGCTGTGCAAACTCTGCCTGGCAGGTTTCACAAACATGTGCGCCCAGTGGCACAATTTTGGTAACTGTCGGAGGAGCGGAGTCGATGGAGTGGAGATTTTCGTGTGCCTGAACTTCATCCCAGCTTCCAAATGTAGCATCGCACTGAGTACAGGAGAACTGAGGTAGAGTTGTGTGGGCAGTAAAGCTGGATGCTGACCCAGTGTCTGtctcctgttgttgttgttgttgttgctgctgctgctgctcagagtGCTCAGCTAGGTGAGTTCTCTCGTGTTTGCGCAGACTCGAGGACACCACAAATGACTTCAAACACTCCTCACATTTGAAAGGCCTCTCGCCAGAGTGCACACGGCGGTGCTTGTTGAGGCTGGAGCGCTCAGCAAATGACTTGTCGCACTCTGTGCATGAAAAAGGCCTGAGACCCGTGTGGACAAGCATGTGGCGCCGCAGATCCCAGGAAGCTACGAAGGCCTTGTCACAGCTCTGGCATTTGTAAGGTCGCTCTCCAGAGTGAACACGTTCATGCACAGCCAGATCTGCGGGTTGTCGGAACCTTTTCGAACATTTATCACAGGGGTAAGGCTTGAAACCCAAATGGGCTCGCTGGTGGCGACGGAAACTGGAGGGGTCAGAAAACATCTTGCCACACTGTGGGCAGAGGAACGGCTTCTCACCAGAATGAGTGCGGAGATGAGACT
The Scatophagus argus isolate fScaArg1 chromosome 21, fScaArg1.pri, whole genome shotgun sequence genome window above contains:
- the gjz1 gene encoding uncharacterized protein gjz1 gives rise to the protein MAALVTGLIPILRTAVDATTTYKCRTLWFGLLCVRLVVLFLAQLPFTKLDTDFTCNFTGNSICTKACFNDHFHKPMMMAWNFIFVLAVLSVLLMEMFTSHLRSLAQKRSSQVATDAELEARGKEDGPLASTDPKGRMVLDLHRDRRTVALYLFSICLRILVETWFVYILLCWNLPALNSGRYECTTAVCPKSAKIACVVRAAPEKRMSIYALASISGVIIVSSVLFCVYSIAHYLCNF
- the znf668 gene encoding zinc finger protein 668, which codes for MASPQPGSPPLAEQYTPPAQDDESHQEEGLEREQPSKKRGRGRPPKAKPSFKCSTCTEAFRSLSALRSHKLSAHAKDRQQQQHPCPQCAKTFSSKAQLSKHERTHSAQRPFQCPDCHKAYKTPTELRNHSRSHTGEKPFVCTECGKAFMQAICLRIHMTQHSGERPYSCRQCSKSYPTLSKLKVHMRSHTGEKPYFCAECGKSFADPSVFRKHRRNHQGHRPYACDECGKTYTELKDLKNHERSHTGEKPYLCSDCGKAFSRSSSLACHQRIHSQNKPYQCEQCGKGFTQLSSYQSHLRTHSGEKPFLCPQCGKMFSDPSSFRRHQRAHLGFKPYPCDKCSKRFRQPADLAVHERVHSGERPYKCQSCDKAFVASWDLRRHMLVHTGLRPFSCTECDKSFAERSSLNKHRRVHSGERPFKCEECLKSFVVSSSLRKHERTHLAEHSEQQQQQQQQQQQETDTGSASSFTAHTTLPQFSCTQCDATFGSWDEVQAHENLHSIDSAPPTVTKIVPLGAHVCETCQAEFAQLADLQEHEKQHPKPRPHICNSCGKGFLNKSGLRKHQKIHSTSKPHSCPHCGKAFLFAAYLRKHLRTHADVPPAAPQLSDINIIHTDPLPSPPPPSDVSPSTVEPSNISLTVPVTVPVTAFQTLPEYLVKEEGH